From Corvus cornix cornix isolate S_Up_H32 chromosome 17, ASM73873v5, whole genome shotgun sequence, the proteins below share one genomic window:
- the ZBTB34 gene encoding zinc finger and BTB domain-containing protein 34 isoform X2, translating to MDDVEICLFNWKSRLLFTSVEMDSSSFIQFDVPEYSNTVLSQLNELRLQGKLCDIIVHIQGQPFRAHKAVLAASSPYFRDHSALSTMSGLSISVIKNPNVFEQLLSFCYTGRMSLQLKDVVSFLTAASFLQMQCVIDKCTQILESIHSKISVGDVDSVTVGAEENSENRNGVKDSSYFANPIEISPPYCSQVRQSTAGSDLRMETTPGKALRSRLQEEGHSDRGSSGSISEYEIQIEGDHEQGDLIVRESQIAEVKVKMEKSDRPSCSDSSSLGDDGYHTEMVDGEQVVAVNVGSYGSVLQHVYSFTHASSQATGVSETFGSLSNTSPSRSMLSCFRGGRARQKRVPTGHLHSDVQGLVQGADSESMVSNPGYENSPRERNARGHWYPYNERLICIYCGKSFNQKGSLDRHMRLHMGITPFVCKFCGKKYTRKDQLEYHIRGHTDDKPFRCEICGKCFPFQGTLNQHLRKNHPGVTEVRNRVESPDRTEAFVEQKVDNDASASEAMDSSMEIHAMSNASD from the exons ATGGATGATGTTGAGATCTGTTTGTTCAATTGGAAAAGCAG attacTCTTTACATCTGTAGAAATGGACAGCAGCAGTTTCATTCAGTTTGATGTGCCCGAGTACAGCAACACTGTTCTGAGCCAGTTAAATGAACTCCGCTTGCAAGGGAAGCTCTGTGACATAATCGTGCACATCCAGGGTCAGCCGTTCCGTGCCCATAAAGCTGTCTTAGCTGCCAGTTCTCCGTATTTTCGTGACCATTCAGCATTAAGCACTATGAGTGGCCTATCTATATCAGTTATTAAAAACCCCAATGTTTTTGAAcagttgctttctttttgttacaCTGGAAGGATGTCCTTGCAGCTGAAGGACGTTGTCAGTTTTCTGACTGCAGCTAGCTTCCTACAGATGCAGTGCGTCATTGACAAGTGCACGCAGATACTGGAGAGTATCCATTCAAAGATCAGTGTTGGTGATGTTGATTCTGTCACTGTTGGTGCCgaagaaaattcagagaatCGCAATGGCGTTAAAGACAGCAGCTACTTTGCCAACCCTATTGAGATATCTCCTCCCTATTGCTCTCAGGTGCGACAGTCAACAGCAGGCAGCGATCTTCGGATGGAAACTACTCCAGGCAAAGCTCTTCGTAGTCGTCTGCAAGAAGAAGGGCATTCAGACCGAGGGAGCAGCGGGAGTATCTCTGAATATGAGATTCAGATTGAAGGTGATCATGAGCAAGGAGACCTGATAGTAAGGGAAAGTCAGATTGCAGAGGTGAAAGTTAAAATGGAAAAGTCTGACAGGCCAAGCTGCTCTGATAGCTCTTCCCTTGGTGATGATGGATACCACACTGAAATGGTGGATGGAGAGCAGGTGGTGGCAGTAAATGTTGGTTCCTATGGGTCTGTCTTACAACATGTTTATTCATTTACCCATGCCTCGTCACAGGCTACAGGTGTGTCAGAAACCTTTGGAAGCCTGAGCAATACAAGTCCTTCAAGGTCCATGCTGAGCTGTTTCAGAGGAGGTCGTGCACGCCAAAAACGAGTACCTACAGGTCACTTGCATAGTGATGTCCAGGGCTTGGTGCAAGGGGCTGACAGTGAGTCCATGGTGAGTAATCCCGGATATGAAAATAGTCCACGGGAAAGAAACGCAAGAGGTCATTGGTATCCATACAATGAGAGGCTAATTTGTATTTACTGTGGGAAATCTTTCAACCAGAAAGGGAGCCTTGATCGACACATGCGATTGCACATGGGAATAACTCCTTTTGTGTGCAAGTTTTGTGGAAAGAAATACACCCGTAAGGACCAACTTGAGTATCATATTCGTGGTCACACAGATGACAAACCCTTTCGCTGTGAGATCTGtggaaaatgctttcctttccagGGTACACTAAACCAGCACTTGCGAAAAAACCACCCAGGGGTTACAGAAGTAAGAAACAGGGTTGAGTCTCCAGACAGAACAGAAGCATTTGTGGAACAGAAAGTAGATAATGATGCTTCAGCTTCTGAAGCCATGGATTCTAGTATGGAAATTCATGCAATGTCTAATGCATCTGATTAA
- the ZBTB34 gene encoding zinc finger and BTB domain-containing protein 34 isoform X1 — protein sequence MDSSSFIQFDVPEYSNTVLSQLNELRLQGKLCDIIVHIQGQPFRAHKAVLAASSPYFRDHSALSTMSGLSISVIKNPNVFEQLLSFCYTGRMSLQLKDVVSFLTAASFLQMQCVIDKCTQILESIHSKISVGDVDSVTVGAEENSENRNGVKDSSYFANPIEISPPYCSQVRQSTAGSDLRMETTPGKALRSRLQEEGHSDRGSSGSISEYEIQIEGDHEQGDLIVRESQIAEVKVKMEKSDRPSCSDSSSLGDDGYHTEMVDGEQVVAVNVGSYGSVLQHVYSFTHASSQATGVSETFGSLSNTSPSRSMLSCFRGGRARQKRVPTGHLHSDVQGLVQGADSESMVSNPGYENSPRERNARGHWYPYNERLICIYCGKSFNQKGSLDRHMRLHMGITPFVCKFCGKKYTRKDQLEYHIRGHTDDKPFRCEICGKCFPFQGTLNQHLRKNHPGVTEVRNRVESPDRTEAFVEQKVDNDASASEAMDSSMEIHAMSNASD from the coding sequence ATGGACAGCAGCAGTTTCATTCAGTTTGATGTGCCCGAGTACAGCAACACTGTTCTGAGCCAGTTAAATGAACTCCGCTTGCAAGGGAAGCTCTGTGACATAATCGTGCACATCCAGGGTCAGCCGTTCCGTGCCCATAAAGCTGTCTTAGCTGCCAGTTCTCCGTATTTTCGTGACCATTCAGCATTAAGCACTATGAGTGGCCTATCTATATCAGTTATTAAAAACCCCAATGTTTTTGAAcagttgctttctttttgttacaCTGGAAGGATGTCCTTGCAGCTGAAGGACGTTGTCAGTTTTCTGACTGCAGCTAGCTTCCTACAGATGCAGTGCGTCATTGACAAGTGCACGCAGATACTGGAGAGTATCCATTCAAAGATCAGTGTTGGTGATGTTGATTCTGTCACTGTTGGTGCCgaagaaaattcagagaatCGCAATGGCGTTAAAGACAGCAGCTACTTTGCCAACCCTATTGAGATATCTCCTCCCTATTGCTCTCAGGTGCGACAGTCAACAGCAGGCAGCGATCTTCGGATGGAAACTACTCCAGGCAAAGCTCTTCGTAGTCGTCTGCAAGAAGAAGGGCATTCAGACCGAGGGAGCAGCGGGAGTATCTCTGAATATGAGATTCAGATTGAAGGTGATCATGAGCAAGGAGACCTGATAGTAAGGGAAAGTCAGATTGCAGAGGTGAAAGTTAAAATGGAAAAGTCTGACAGGCCAAGCTGCTCTGATAGCTCTTCCCTTGGTGATGATGGATACCACACTGAAATGGTGGATGGAGAGCAGGTGGTGGCAGTAAATGTTGGTTCCTATGGGTCTGTCTTACAACATGTTTATTCATTTACCCATGCCTCGTCACAGGCTACAGGTGTGTCAGAAACCTTTGGAAGCCTGAGCAATACAAGTCCTTCAAGGTCCATGCTGAGCTGTTTCAGAGGAGGTCGTGCACGCCAAAAACGAGTACCTACAGGTCACTTGCATAGTGATGTCCAGGGCTTGGTGCAAGGGGCTGACAGTGAGTCCATGGTGAGTAATCCCGGATATGAAAATAGTCCACGGGAAAGAAACGCAAGAGGTCATTGGTATCCATACAATGAGAGGCTAATTTGTATTTACTGTGGGAAATCTTTCAACCAGAAAGGGAGCCTTGATCGACACATGCGATTGCACATGGGAATAACTCCTTTTGTGTGCAAGTTTTGTGGAAAGAAATACACCCGTAAGGACCAACTTGAGTATCATATTCGTGGTCACACAGATGACAAACCCTTTCGCTGTGAGATCTGtggaaaatgctttcctttccagGGTACACTAAACCAGCACTTGCGAAAAAACCACCCAGGGGTTACAGAAGTAAGAAACAGGGTTGAGTCTCCAGACAGAACAGAAGCATTTGTGGAACAGAAAGTAGATAATGATGCTTCAGCTTCTGAAGCCATGGATTCTAGTATGGAAATTCATGCAATGTCTAATGCATCTGATTAA